A window from Synechococcus sp. RSCCF101 encodes these proteins:
- a CDS encoding MlaD family protein, which translates to MRFRTDDATGLWPGNNVTLSGFRIGKVSEVSMASDGLVDVTLLILPRYRRLIGPASHASSAQEGLVGDTVVILTPDITPAGESAPVVDLRLPFQPASRPADLLKDLAETRLQLDTTLQAIASVVEEDLPDAVDQVDGTLTDVRRLARTAESETVRTASVTRETLRLYQQTGEQIGSASDEASTALQETSPALSETLREIKQLSANANRILQQLAGTFLFPPDEPQSVSPDEPPVLPVTEPLSDQESAPNKD; encoded by the coding sequence GTGCGATTCCGCACGGATGATGCCACCGGCCTCTGGCCAGGCAACAACGTCACCCTGTCGGGCTTTCGGATTGGCAAGGTGTCCGAGGTGTCGATGGCCAGCGATGGCCTGGTCGATGTCACCCTGTTGATCCTGCCGCGTTACCGCAGACTGATCGGCCCTGCCAGCCATGCGAGCAGTGCTCAGGAGGGGCTGGTGGGAGACACCGTTGTGATCCTCACGCCGGACATCACGCCAGCCGGTGAGAGTGCTCCGGTTGTTGATCTGCGTCTGCCCTTCCAGCCGGCCAGCCGCCCTGCCGACCTTCTCAAGGATCTGGCCGAAACGCGCCTGCAGCTCGACACCACACTCCAGGCGATTGCCTCTGTGGTGGAGGAGGATCTGCCCGATGCCGTCGATCAGGTGGATGGCACCCTCACGGACGTCAGACGGCTCGCCCGGACCGCCGAGTCCGAGACGGTTCGGACGGCGTCGGTGACACGCGAGACGCTGCGTCTGTACCAACAGACGGGCGAACAGATCGGTTCCGCTTCCGACGAAGCCAGCACGGCTCTGCAGGAGACGTCTCCGGCTCTTTCAGAGACTTTGAGAGAGATCAAACAACTCTCCGCCAATGCCAATCGCATCCTCCAGCAGCTGGCGGGCACGTTTCTCTTCCCGCCGGACGAACCTCAATCCGTTTCGCCAGACGAACCCCCTGTTCTGCCGGTCACCGAGCCGCTC